CATATTTAATGGACTTTGGAAGGTGGTGGACAAAGACATTGTCACCACCTTCCTTTTTTTCCATAGTCTCTACAGTTACTTTTAAACCTGATACTTCCTGAAAACTGCTGTCAAAAGGGGGATTACCCGGAAAGACAACAGCAAAATGGAATGCAGTTGGCGGCACATAATCAGGAATAAAAAAACTCGTATTTATCATGATTTATCCGTTGCTTATGGTAAGCCCTTCATGGGAAATTTCGATGGTCTCCACCGCTACTTCATTGGCATCCGATTTCATATCAGTCGAACTGATTTTGGTGGGCCAAGCATTGTTTAGGGTCCATGTCATGGTTGGGTTCCCACCCTCATCACATAGCTTGATGACCACATTTTGGCGCTCGACAGTATTCATCTTAATTTTGTTATACCAATCCCAAAACTTGTTGTCCTTGGCAAAAACGCCTTTTTTCATAGTCACATTATTGTTTTTGACTATTCCGGGCATATTGATAGTCGAAAAAACCGGGCTATTGCCATGTCTGTATTCTATCGGCTGCGCTGTAACTTCCAATCCGCTTACTTCTTGAAAAGGAACGTCTGTGGCACTTCCCAAGTCTACTTTAAAGTAAAACTTGGGTAGTGGCCAATTGCTGTCTTGTGCTTCTCCTGCCATAATTTTAATGTTTTATAATTTTTGATTTTATGAATTTTAATATGAAAGATGAATTTGAAATCCATCGACTTTTATGATTTTTGCATCTGCTGTTCGAAAGTAACTACGATAAATTCGGCAGGTCTCACAATCGCCAATTTGACTGAGACCAACATCTTGCCTTCCAAGATATCCAATCCTGTCATAGTCGCTCCCAAACCTACCTGTACATCGAATGCATCTTCCGGTGAAGAACCTGCCAATGCACCCTGCTTCCATTTTTCAAACAGAAAGTTGACAATCATACTTTTTACTGTGATCCAGGTATTGGCGTCATTGGGTTCAAAAACATAGGACCGAAGAGCCAATTTGATGGACTGCTCCAACATGATCATTGTCCTTCGGACATTGACATATCTCCAATCCAAACTGTTGCCATCTAAAGTCCTTCCACCCCAGACCAAAGTACCAACTCCCGGAAAGGTTCTGATAGCATTGATGGATTTCCCGGAAACAGCATTGACATTCAGATCTTCCTGCTGATCATGGGTGATATTAACTGATGGTTTGACCACCGAATTCAGGGAAACATTTGCAGGTGATTTCCATACCCCTCTGCTATTATCTACCATGGTATAGATTCCGGCCATGGCAGGTGCAGTAGGCATCAGATTCATAATTGCCCTTATTTCTTCCAAGATAGTTGAATATGTAGGACTGGTGGCCACCAAGCCTAAATGATGGTTATTTTCTTTGTTTTTTATATAAGATTTTAGTGTCGCATCATCAATATCTGTCAGATTAGGCTGCTCTTTCTGTAGTGCCGCTTTGAACTCATCGTCGGTTTTTGGAAAAGATGCTATAAGCGATTTAGCTCTTTCTTCGGGCAGAAGAGTTGACAAATCCAATTTGGGATCGATGTTTTTAAATGTAACCTCCCCTTTTTGAACCACACTTGTTTCAAGCCAAGGATAGTAAGTAGCAGCATAATTCAAATAGGCAGAACCGATCTTTTCTCTAAAAACTGTTATGATATCTTCACCTTCATCCCTACTCATATAGCCATCAAAGAGGTCGAAAATACCTACCCTGCTTTGCATTTTGTAACAATGGGCCAATACCTGTTTGTAAACCTCATAACAATCTTCGCCTAACAAAACTGCCTCCGGAATAACAATCATAGTCGGTTCCTGTTCCTTGACCAAAGCCAATAAACCCCCTTCAATAAGCTTCCCGTTTGCGTCTTTGCTTTGACCTAACAGCTGATCTTTATCAATTTTCAAAGACGGCTTTCCTTTATAGGTATCTACTGCAACGATATAACAGGTACCACCACCATTGGCAAAGAACAACCTGATGCTGTTATAAAAAAGCAAATTATTGTCATCTGCATATTTGATGGACTTTTCGGTATCCCCAATTGTCACTTTAGCCCTGTCACCATCCTGTGGATCAGTGAGATTGAAAATAGGAGAAAATGCTCCTCCAAAGAGTTCCAAATATTCGGCAAACGATGTAATCCTGGTCGGTTTATTTACCAAGGATTTTCCGTTTCTGGAAGCCTTTTCTGTATACCCGATAAAAGCGGGAATAGCAGTAGCAACTTCAACAACGGATCCTGGAAAGGCGTTTTTTTCTTCGATGTAAACACCTGGTGTCATTAGTGGTTGTGCCATGTTTGTTTGTTGTTAAATGTGAAATGATTGTTTAAATAAAAATATGTGAGTAAAGATCTTTCTGATGTAACCCTTCTTGAATGATCATTTCCGGGGAGGCCCTGGGAAGAGCTTTGAGGATTATTTTCTCATTGTTGGGATCCGAATCAGGTTTTTCAACCAATTGGAAATAACCGGAATTATAATCCTGCAGTATTATGCTTTCGATAGACTCAAAACATCTGAAGCTACCCATGCCGTTGAGATTAATTTCTTTCTCCTCAAATGGAATTGTTTTCTTTTTGATATCAATGATGCTTAATTTTTGAAATTTCTTATAAATAGGATCAGTGAGAATATACCTCCATTTGGTCATCCTGCTTTTGAATTGGGTTAGAAAATGAATTGAACCGTTTTGTTGGTACTGTTCATACAAATCGGCCGGATAAATTGTGAAAACCAGATCAGGAGATCTAAATATTCTTTCAGGAAAAAAATAAAACTGTTGGGTTAAATCCTTTCCTGATAAAGTATATAACCCTTCTTCATAAGAAACATTTTGAAATTGGCCTCCCGCACTTACATCCTGTACATTTCCGCTTTCATCAGTAAGGGTATAGATGTCGCTTATTGATAAGTCATTAAATTGGATATTACCCTGCTTTACTGTGACCAAGGACCTTTTACCCACAAACTCTTCTTCGCTCAACCTCATTTCCCCAAGCTTTTCTAATTGGTAAACAACCTTGTTGCTGAGATAAACCAGGGATTTTCCAGGCTTAAAATCTTCCAGATCAGTGTAATTGAAGAAAAGTGGATCTTGAATTGAAAAATGGAAATGGATCGGATTCCAATCATCTTTCAATAAAGAAATATCTCCGCCCAGGAGGTGAAACCCATTATTAAATGACTTGATAAGAAGATTCAGGTTATTTAATGTTTTTTTTGAATTCAAAGGGATAGTTAACTGAAAGATTCCTGGTTCCCTTTGGGTGAAATATTCATGTTTGATCTGAAAGGTCGATATGATTGAAAATGTATTTTGCATTTAATTGGTCACATTTTCATCGGTACCTGAAATAGCGGGGGTAACTTTTTTGATTGGAGAATCATCCATTACGACAATGCCAACCTTATACATGACCGAGGGAAGCAATTTGGCACCGATTGAAGACCATATATTGCTCATCTGATCATAATCCAACTTACAAAGCTCAAAACTTAGTTTTTCGATACTTTTGGAAAAACCCAACGAAGCTGAGGGAACCAGTATCCTGTTTTGTTGAAAATACCTGATAATTGCCGAAAGATAATTGAGACCTTCAACGTAATTCTGACCCTTGAAATTTGTGCAGAAAAAAATATGTAGGTTCAGAAAAAGCGGAGGATTACGTTCTGCAAAAGCCCCACCTGTCATACCACCCCTACCAGTTGAATTTTTTAAGGAAGTTTCCTCATCCAATTGGATAAGAAATAAAACAACTTTGTCCTCCACATCACGCGAAGATGAACCATCATTCTCAACCAGATTAGAAAGCACTACCTTGTTTTCAGTCAAGGCAAAATTGTTTTTCAAATGCTGATTTAGTAAATCTCTGAGATAAGTCAAGGTAATATCAATCATGGCTAAAAATCTGGTGTAAAAACATATATAACCGAATTTTATACACGTTTATATTGAAATGTAAAAAATATATATTTTCAATCCTAACGATTTTACAAAACAAAAACTATTTTTATGTTATTTTACAGTAAATACTATTTTTGTAATTAAATTCTTAATTAAATATAATTTAAAATGATTGAAATTATATACTTGATTCCGCTTATAATCCTGACTATTATTTTGTTTTTTGCAGTTATTTCTTTGAAAAACAACAATAAATTTTTGAGCAAAGGTATTGAAAGAAAGGAACTTAGAATTAAGGAATTAGAGGAAAAACTAAACAATGCTGAAGATGATTTCACTAATGCAGAAAAAACAATAACAAGACTTTCTGCTCAGTTGGAAACAAATTCAGAGCTTCTTAACCAAGAAAAATACAAAAATGAAAACCTAATGAAATTGATTACAGAACTGCAAAAGGCCAAACCTGAAAAAAACGATGATGTGATCATTGAATATTTTTTAAAAACCAAAAAATAAAATTTCAATGCAGGATACTTTTCCCCTGTTTGATTTTTTCAATTTTAATGCCTGCAAGAATATCTTCTTTCAAAATCAATCTGTCCCCCCTCTCCAATGCTTTCAGGGTACAAAAGTGCAATACATTTATAATCCCCGCGCCTGTCAGCTCAAACTTTTCAGACAACTCTTCCAAATCAATTGGATGATCATATTGAAACTCATCTGTAATAGCATTTTTCCAAAGGACAAATCTTTGTCTATGATCAGGGATTTCAAAATCAAGAACCAATTGAAACCTTCTGAAGAAAGCTTCATCGATATTGTTTTTGAAATTGCTGCACAAAATGACCAAACCATCAAAATCCTCAATCCGCTGTAAGAGATAGGAAACTTCCTGATTGGCATAGCGGTCATGGGAATCGGTAGTTTGGCTTCTTTTTCCGAACAAAGCATCTGCTTCATCAAAAAATAAAATCCAGTTTTTGTTTTCCGCCATATCAAAAACCTTTGAAAGATTCTTCTCTGTTTCTCCAATATATTTGGAAACAACCATGGACAAATCCACTCTATAAACATCCATTGCACATGATTTTCCCAGTAAACTAGCTGTCAGCGTCTTTCCAGTACCTGGAGGTCCTGTAAAAAGTACCTTAAATCCATTTTTGATTTTTTTGCCGAATTTGAAGTTGTTTTTTAGTTCTTTGCCGAACCGCAACCAGTTTTTTATTTCTGAAATTCCCTCATTGACCGGAGCGGACAACACCACGTCCTCCCAATCCTGCTGTGTAGTAATTCTCTTTGCGGGAAAATCCATATCAAAATCAGGTTTATAAACTTCCCCAGTAGTCAATAGAAAAAGATATTCTTTGCTTAACTGCAAAGAACCACTTAGTATGGGTTCACCGGGAACCGCCCTGTCCAAGTAGATGATTTTTTCTTTGACCAAAAAATGGTCTTTATCGAAAAGTCTCATCAAAGAAAACCGCTTGTCAAGGTCGGTCCCTGCCAATAAAAAGATTGCCGTTTCGCCTGTTGGCAAAAAACCTTTATGCCTTTCAGCTTTCATCCCACCAAATTCGGTAAAGGGTATATCAAAATTCTGATTTTTTAAATTTAAAATATCCAGAATTGAAGGCCTTATGTGAGGAATTAAAGAAAGTATGAGTACAACTCTTTCTTCCGGCCCCATATCGTATTTCTTCACCAAATTGGCATAGTCAGAGGGATCATTGTTTAAATCCGGGAGTTCAATTCGGGAAAGTTCTTCTTCCTGGGATGATTCTTCAAAAGTTATTTTACCACGAAGCAGCAATATTTTCTGAAACCAATCCAATTCTTTTTCCAAACTCAAGGAGTTGTATTGACTTTTTATTTCTGATGAATAATTATTTTTATTAGCTGTATTTTCCATAAAGTGAAAAATTAAGATGACTCAAGTCAACAAGTTAGTCAGTAATTAAAGTAAAGAAAAATCCGCTTATTTTTGATAGGTATTTAGCCAATAAAAAAAGCCCACATCACTGTGAGCTTTCATTTGTCGGAGTGACTGGATTCGAACCAGCGACCCCTTGCACCCCATGCAAGTACGCTACCAGGCTGCGCTACACCCCGAATTATTTAATCAGTTTTTCTCTCAAGTACACTACCAGTCCCGATAGTAATCGGGATACACCCCGAAAGCTTAATCAGTTTTTATATCGAGAAAACCATGTTTCCCAATAGTTTGAGGGATACACTCTGATTTGGTTTCGAAATTAATGTTTTCCGATAAGAATATAAAATGAGTTTGGAAAATCTTGGGTACAGGAAGTTCTAAAAGGCAATAACTCGTTGAAGATAAGCCAAATTAAAATTGATACAGAAAATTAAAATCAACTTTAAAAATGACTTTCATCAGCATTTGAAAGGTATTATCTCCATAGCTTAGTATTAATAAATCAAAAAAAAATAGCCATGAAAAATAGAGAACCTGTAAATAACATTATGACCAAAGATGTATTTACCGTTCAGGAGAACGAAAAACTGACCAAAGTTCTTGAATTGTTCAGAAAACATAAAATAAGGCATTTACCGGTTTTATCGGGCAATAAAATAGTGGGAATTATAAGCAGAACAGATATCAACAGGTTGACTTTCGGAGCTTTGTTCGATAATCAGGAGGGCGTAGATGAGGCAGTCCTGGAGATTCTATCAATCCCTCAGGTAATGACCTCCAAGCCAAGGGTTGTTGCAGCGGATGACCCGATTAAATCCATTGCTGAGATTTTTGCAAATGAAGAATATCATGCACTTCCTGTAGTGGAAAATGACATCTTGAAGGGAATAGTAACTACCACCGATGTGATCAAATATCTGCTCAAGCAATATTAAAAAAATTGTTCAAGCGATACTTTTCAAAAACACGTGTAGGTAGGCGAAACTCCAGAATTAAACAGTAGTAAAAATTAAGGTTTGACGGTGTACTTCCCGGCAGCAATTCTTACAGATGACTGCTTTGGGATTCATCATTTTTGCATATCTTAAAGCTTCCATGGAATTATTGAAAGGACCAAGATAATCGCGCTCCAAAATGTTGGGGATTTTTGGACACTCTCTATCATGGATTTCAAATTGATCCTGATTATTGTTTTTCGTAGCGAGATAAAAGAATTTCATGATTTTGAGGTTTATTTCTTATCAAATCTATAAAAGAGAATGAGATTTCCAAATACCAAAGAGTGGGTTTTTAAACAATTTTAAAGGAAAATCCAACTTAATTTACCTGCGGAATCACTTTAAACTAAAAGATAAAAAGTTATTTCCCGTCCCTGATTTCCGATTGTCTCATGGGCATGGAATCAATAGTTCTAAGAATAAATTCCCAGTCCAGATCCCCTTCCTTTTTCACCTTTGCTCCACCATCCAAACCAATAAGTACCCAACTGTTTTTAGAAGAAAGAATTTGGTATCGTGATCTGAGCACTTTTTGATATTCAGGAGAAAATGTGAAATTGGAATTGCTTTGAAAATTTTCACCAAGAATAAAATAAACAAGTTTCCTTTCCTTAAAGTCTTCTTCCAAGTGCTCAAATTCGAAAACTTTTTTGTCGGCTTGATCATCAAAAAGAATAACAATCCTATTTTTCCACTTCAGATCTTCTAAAATTATCTTTTCCATGTCCGATTGGAATAATGAAAAACAGAAGAAAAGAATCAATATTGCCATAGACATTTAACTCTCTTTGCTACGGATTGTTATGGAATTAAGATCTGCTTTTCCCTTTTCTCAATTCAATCAAGGTGATTTCAGGCCATATTCCCACCCTGCCTGAAAAAGCATGGAATCCGAATCCCTTGTTGACATATAAATATCTGCCTGATTCTTCCACCAAACCTGCCCAATTTGGATAACGGTATTGGGCCGGACTCCATTTGAAGATTGGAGTATCAATGCCAAATTGCATTCCATGAGTATGTCCCGAAAGTGTAAGATGGATGGTATTTGGATGATTTTTCACTTCCTGATCCCAATGAGAGGGATCATGCGAAAGCAGTATTTTAAAATCTTCCGGGAAAGTATTTACCAATGCCT
This window of the Aquiflexum balticum DSM 16537 genome carries:
- a CDS encoding phage tail sheath family protein, yielding MAQPLMTPGVYIEEKNAFPGSVVEVATAIPAFIGYTEKASRNGKSLVNKPTRITSFAEYLELFGGAFSPIFNLTDPQDGDRAKVTIGDTEKSIKYADDNNLLFYNSIRLFFANGGGTCYIVAVDTYKGKPSLKIDKDQLLGQSKDANGKLIEGGLLALVKEQEPTMIVIPEAVLLGEDCYEVYKQVLAHCYKMQSRVGIFDLFDGYMSRDEGEDIITVFREKIGSAYLNYAATYYPWLETSVVQKGEVTFKNIDPKLDLSTLLPEERAKSLIASFPKTDDEFKAALQKEQPNLTDIDDATLKSYIKNKENNHHLGLVATSPTYSTILEEIRAIMNLMPTAPAMAGIYTMVDNSRGVWKSPANVSLNSVVKPSVNITHDQQEDLNVNAVSGKSINAIRTFPGVGTLVWGGRTLDGNSLDWRYVNVRRTMIMLEQSIKLALRSYVFEPNDANTWITVKSMIVNFLFEKWKQGALAGSSPEDAFDVQVGLGATMTGLDILEGKMLVSVKLAIVRPAEFIVVTFEQQMQKS
- a CDS encoding DUF4255 domain-containing protein, with protein sequence MIDITLTYLRDLLNQHLKNNFALTENKVVLSNLVENDGSSSRDVEDKVVLFLIQLDEETSLKNSTGRGGMTGGAFAERNPPLFLNLHIFFCTNFKGQNYVEGLNYLSAIIRYFQQNRILVPSASLGFSKSIEKLSFELCKLDYDQMSNIWSSIGAKLLPSVMYKVGIVVMDDSPIKKVTPAISGTDENVTN
- a CDS encoding ATP-binding protein gives rise to the protein MENTANKNNYSSEIKSQYNSLSLEKELDWFQKILLLRGKITFEESSQEEELSRIELPDLNNDPSDYANLVKKYDMGPEERVVLILSLIPHIRPSILDILNLKNQNFDIPFTEFGGMKAERHKGFLPTGETAIFLLAGTDLDKRFSLMRLFDKDHFLVKEKIIYLDRAVPGEPILSGSLQLSKEYLFLLTTGEVYKPDFDMDFPAKRITTQQDWEDVVLSAPVNEGISEIKNWLRFGKELKNNFKFGKKIKNGFKVLFTGPPGTGKTLTASLLGKSCAMDVYRVDLSMVVSKYIGETEKNLSKVFDMAENKNWILFFDEADALFGKRSQTTDSHDRYANQEVSYLLQRIEDFDGLVILCSNFKNNIDEAFFRRFQLVLDFEIPDHRQRFVLWKNAITDEFQYDHPIDLEELSEKFELTGAGIINVLHFCTLKALERGDRLILKEDILAGIKIEKIKQGKSILH
- a CDS encoding phage tail protein; translated protein: MAGEAQDSNWPLPKFYFKVDLGSATDVPFQEVSGLEVTAQPIEYRHGNSPVFSTINMPGIVKNNNVTMKKGVFAKDNKFWDWYNKIKMNTVERQNVVIKLCDEGGNPTMTWTLNNAWPTKISSTDMKSDANEVAVETIEISHEGLTISNG
- a CDS encoding DUF4174 domain-containing protein, whose product is MEKIILEDLKWKNRIVILFDDQADKKVFEFEHLEEDFKERKLVYFILGENFQSNSNFTFSPEYQKVLRSRYQILSSKNSWVLIGLDGGAKVKKEGDLDWEFILRTIDSMPMRQSEIRDGK
- a CDS encoding CBS domain-containing protein; its protein translation is MKNREPVNNIMTKDVFTVQENEKLTKVLELFRKHKIRHLPVLSGNKIVGIISRTDINRLTFGALFDNQEGVDEAVLEILSIPQVMTSKPRVVAADDPIKSIAEIFANEEYHALPVVENDILKGIVTTTDVIKYLLKQY